The following coding sequences are from one Halobacteria archaeon AArc-dxtr1 window:
- a CDS encoding cation diffusion facilitator family transporter, with protein sequence MADVTEDGASAAQRRQFTKASAANVLGNTAKIAVEGAVGLAFGSVALLADAAHSVADLVASVVVLVWGRSSFDEPDSTHPHGHERIEPLTALFVGAVIALLGLLLLSESVQGLLDLDPPEANLLLLGALAFAIVDMYLVYRYTEWINADLDSTALRALATDCLNDIYTSLAAVVGVVGVLLGYPVLDALAGALVSLLVIYQGVVIARENVDYLVGAAASPEQRDRIHRTLESHPDVEGVHDLTVFHDGPDLEVEVHVEVDGEMPFREAHDIETDLVAALRGLEAVGDAHVHLDPSGIGEWKTGDDAGSDD encoded by the coding sequence ATGGCCGACGTAACGGAGGACGGAGCCAGCGCCGCGCAGCGACGCCAGTTTACCAAGGCGTCGGCGGCGAACGTCCTCGGAAATACGGCCAAGATCGCCGTTGAGGGCGCCGTCGGCCTCGCCTTCGGCAGCGTCGCCCTGCTCGCGGACGCGGCCCACTCCGTCGCCGACCTCGTTGCGAGCGTCGTCGTCCTCGTCTGGGGGCGCAGCTCCTTCGACGAGCCGGACTCGACCCACCCCCACGGTCACGAGCGCATCGAACCGCTCACGGCGCTGTTCGTCGGCGCGGTGATCGCTCTGCTCGGCTTGCTGTTGCTCTCCGAGTCCGTCCAGGGGCTTCTCGATCTCGACCCACCCGAGGCGAACCTCCTCTTGCTCGGCGCGCTGGCGTTCGCCATCGTCGATATGTACCTCGTCTACCGCTACACGGAGTGGATAAACGCCGATCTCGACTCGACGGCGCTGCGGGCGCTGGCCACGGACTGTCTGAACGACATCTACACCTCTCTCGCGGCGGTCGTCGGCGTCGTCGGCGTCCTGCTTGGCTACCCAGTGCTCGACGCCCTCGCCGGCGCCCTGGTGAGTCTGCTGGTTATCTACCAGGGCGTCGTCATCGCCCGCGAGAACGTCGACTACCTCGTCGGCGCGGCAGCCTCGCCGGAGCAACGCGATCGCATCCATCGAACTCTCGAGTCCCACCCGGACGTCGAGGGCGTCCACGACCTGACCGTTTTCCACGACGGCCCCGACCTGGAGGTCGAGGTTCACGTCGAAGTCGACGGCGAGATGCCGTTTCGCGAGGCCCACGATATCGAGACGGACCTCGTCGCCGCGCTCCGCGGGCTGGAGGCAGTCGGCGACGCCCACGTCCACCTGGATCCCTCTGGGATCGGTGAGTGGAAGACGGGCGACGACGCGGGGAGCGACGACTGA
- a CDS encoding TIGR02587 family membrane protein — MSSPPDRTPGTDERGTGDVDALLEQLDTLAETVDDPEERREVRKSMRLASRIGTNGVVSRVITEFTRKDKAEAFIGSVLVGLPLLVEDGVLDIGAFLADRPAFFLANAGLTVALVVGILYVADFRDVRVSRPYFGVVPRRPVWVLGIAVATAGAMMTLWGRVSWEEPWLAVCQVSVIATGMAVGGSLGDILPGEHSRAETANATGEETATREA; from the coding sequence ATGTCATCGCCACCGGATCGAACACCCGGAACGGACGAGCGGGGGACGGGAGACGTCGACGCGCTGCTCGAACAACTCGACACCTTGGCAGAGACCGTCGACGATCCCGAGGAGCGTCGCGAAGTGCGAAAATCGATGCGACTCGCCTCGCGAATCGGCACCAACGGGGTCGTCAGTCGCGTAATCACGGAGTTTACACGAAAGGACAAAGCTGAGGCGTTCATCGGCAGCGTCCTCGTGGGTCTCCCCCTGCTCGTCGAAGACGGTGTCCTCGATATCGGTGCGTTCCTCGCGGACCGACCGGCGTTTTTCCTCGCGAACGCGGGGCTGACGGTCGCGCTCGTGGTCGGCATTCTGTACGTAGCTGACTTTCGGGACGTGCGGGTCTCCCGGCCCTACTTCGGTGTCGTTCCGCGACGGCCCGTCTGGGTGCTCGGAATCGCGGTCGCGACGGCGGGCGCGATGATGACGCTGTGGGGGCGCGTCTCGTGGGAAGAGCCGTGGCTCGCGGTCTGTCAGGTGTCGGTGATCGCCACCGGGATGGCTGTCGGCGGATCGCTGGGTGATATCCTTCCAGGAGAGCACTCGCGAGCGGAGACGGCGAACGCGACAGGGGAGGAGACCGCGACACGAGAAGCATAG
- a CDS encoding MBL fold metallo-hydrolase, producing the protein MHPDRIREVTAGDCTDLYCVDTGMFDARRYGAAYVLDDDRPAIVETGTGANHERVLDALDWADIDREAVAAIAVTHVHLDHAGGAGLLAEACPNADVYVAEPGRSHLADPSRLVEGTKRAVGDRWQYYAEPAPVPDDRLVAVEDGDVVDLGTHELHVHDAPGHTFHQVIFADPANNAVFTGDAAGIWVPSRSEIRPTSPPADFDLEEALADLGTIAEIDPDVLLYTHFGPRAVDGDLETVLETYADALRKWVDDVETTREKLPSDEAVVEYFGEAVTPVEEWGEGTARAEIELNVRGVLGYLDELEESR; encoded by the coding sequence ATGCACCCGGATCGCATCCGCGAGGTCACCGCCGGCGACTGCACCGATCTCTACTGCGTCGACACCGGGATGTTCGACGCGCGACGATACGGCGCCGCCTACGTTCTCGACGACGACCGACCTGCGATCGTCGAGACCGGAACCGGTGCCAACCACGAGCGCGTGCTCGACGCGCTCGACTGGGCCGATATCGATCGCGAAGCCGTCGCGGCTATTGCCGTCACCCACGTTCACTTAGATCACGCCGGCGGCGCCGGACTGCTCGCCGAGGCCTGCCCGAACGCCGACGTCTACGTCGCAGAACCCGGCCGCTCGCACCTCGCAGACCCCTCGCGGCTCGTCGAGGGAACGAAACGCGCCGTTGGCGACCGCTGGCAGTACTACGCCGAGCCAGCCCCGGTTCCCGACGATCGGCTCGTCGCGGTCGAAGACGGCGACGTCGTCGATCTCGGAACTCACGAACTGCACGTCCACGACGCGCCGGGTCACACCTTCCACCAGGTGATCTTTGCGGATCCGGCCAACAACGCGGTGTTCACCGGCGATGCCGCCGGCATCTGGGTCCCCTCGCGATCGGAGATCCGTCCCACGTCTCCACCCGCGGACTTCGATCTCGAGGAGGCGCTCGCAGATCTCGGGACTATCGCCGAGATCGATCCCGACGTCCTCCTCTACACTCACTTCGGTCCCCGAGCGGTCGACGGTGATCTCGAGACCGTTCTCGAGACGTACGCCGATGCACTTCGGAAGTGGGTCGACGACGTCGAGACCACCCGCGAGAAACTGCCCTCTGACGAGGCCGTCGTCGAGTACTTCGGCGAGGCGGTCACGCCGGTCGAGGAGTGGGGCGAGGGAACCGCTCGCGCGGAGATCGAACTCAACGTGCGCGGCGTCTTGGGGTATCTCGACGAACTGGAGGAGTCCAGATAA
- a CDS encoding GNAT family N-acetyltransferase — MSFCLRLATPDDAAAIRDIYSPFVAETPISFETEPPSVAEMATRIEETLPDYPWLVCEGEEGVLGYASAGPLRAMAAYDWSVELSVYVAESAHDSGIGTALYDAILRTLAEQPVYGAYAAVTVPNPASERLHERMGFEPVGIFPAAGYKREEWHDVQWWYREIARRPSDPEPPQPVDTLRETGALETAFQAGESHLER, encoded by the coding sequence ATGTCGTTTTGCCTTCGACTGGCAACTCCCGATGACGCCGCCGCGATTCGCGACATCTACAGTCCGTTCGTCGCCGAGACGCCGATCTCCTTCGAGACGGAGCCACCGTCGGTCGCGGAGATGGCGACGCGTATCGAGGAGACACTCCCGGACTACCCCTGGCTCGTCTGCGAGGGCGAGGAGGGGGTACTCGGCTACGCGTCGGCTGGACCGCTGCGGGCGATGGCAGCCTACGACTGGTCGGTCGAACTCTCGGTCTACGTCGCCGAGTCCGCCCACGACTCCGGTATCGGCACCGCGCTGTACGACGCGATCCTTCGGACCTTGGCTGAACAGCCGGTCTACGGCGCGTATGCGGCTGTCACGGTGCCGAACCCGGCCAGCGAGCGCCTTCACGAGCGCATGGGATTCGAGCCGGTGGGAATCTTTCCCGCGGCCGGCTACAAACGCGAGGAGTGGCACGACGTACAGTGGTGGTACCGGGAGATAGCCAGGCGCCCGTCAGACCCCGAGCCACCACAGCCGGTCGACACCCTCCGCGA
- a CDS encoding long-chain fatty acid--CoA ligase codes for MDWRDAEREYDDEVTGETTLGRLFEDAADRFPDRPAQRYKGGVYDRSLAPDIVPAAEIGEFRALTYAEMRQIVRHLAAGFRDLGVDRGDRVAIFANTRMEWAQTDFALLSAGAVVTTIYPKSSTDNVRYLLDDPDADGVVVENEALLEQVLAVEDDLDLEFIVSMDGVDGYGDRDDVLTLADVHDRGAAAFDEPTYQEWVDAPAMDDVASLIYTSGTTGKPKGVKLTHRNFRSNVSQIRRRYGPRPDKPDGIPVIDETTRVVSYLPLAHVFERTAGHFLLFASGGSVAYAENPDTLRDDFALVSPTTATSVPRVYEKIYDAAREQASGSRIKRRIFRWAVRTGATYQRTDDPDRGLRIKQRLADRLVFKSIREALGGEIELLISGGGSLSADLCTLYHGMGLPIYEGYGLTETAPVVAANPTEAPEIGTIGPSLPGVEIRIDESVVTQSSFEDDEGDVGELLVRGPNVTDGYWNKPRKTERAFVEADDGGRPWFRTGDIVHRRPDDYLEFRERLKRILVLSTGKNVAPGPIEDAFAASEVVEQCLVVGDGEKFVGALLVPNTDHIRKWLSGVGLDIPDNPEAFVDNEHVRTYVSKEVDKINEGFEPHEQIKQFRLLPEEFTEENEMLTPTMKKKRRVILDRYDDRVADMYAE; via the coding sequence ATGGACTGGCGGGACGCCGAACGCGAGTACGACGACGAGGTGACGGGCGAGACTACCCTCGGACGCCTGTTCGAGGACGCCGCGGATCGGTTCCCCGACAGACCGGCCCAGCGGTACAAAGGTGGCGTCTACGATCGGTCGCTGGCGCCGGACATCGTTCCTGCGGCCGAGATCGGCGAGTTCCGGGCGCTCACCTACGCAGAGATGCGCCAGATTGTCCGCCATCTGGCGGCCGGCTTTCGCGATCTCGGCGTCGACCGGGGCGATCGCGTCGCCATCTTTGCGAACACCCGTATGGAGTGGGCCCAGACGGACTTTGCGTTGCTGTCGGCCGGCGCCGTCGTCACCACGATCTACCCGAAATCCTCGACGGACAACGTCCGCTACCTCCTCGACGACCCCGACGCCGACGGCGTCGTCGTGGAGAACGAAGCGCTGCTCGAACAGGTGCTTGCAGTCGAGGACGACCTCGATCTCGAGTTCATCGTCTCGATGGACGGTGTCGACGGCTACGGCGACCGCGATGACGTCCTGACGCTCGCAGATGTTCACGACCGCGGCGCGGCCGCGTTCGACGAACCGACCTATCAGGAGTGGGTCGATGCGCCCGCGATGGACGACGTGGCGAGCCTGATCTACACGAGCGGGACCACCGGAAAGCCAAAAGGCGTCAAACTCACCCACCGAAACTTCCGGTCGAACGTCTCCCAGATCCGGCGTCGGTACGGTCCCAGGCCGGACAAACCCGACGGGATACCCGTAATCGACGAGACGACTCGCGTCGTCTCGTATCTCCCCCTCGCACACGTCTTCGAGCGCACTGCAGGACACTTTCTGTTGTTCGCAAGCGGGGGCTCGGTCGCCTACGCCGAGAACCCCGACACCCTCCGGGACGACTTCGCGCTCGTCAGTCCGACAACGGCCACGAGCGTCCCGCGGGTCTACGAGAAGATCTACGACGCCGCCCGCGAGCAGGCAAGTGGCTCCCGGATCAAGCGGCGTATCTTCCGCTGGGCGGTTCGAACCGGGGCGACCTACCAGCGCACCGACGACCCGGACCGGGGGCTCCGAATCAAACAGCGACTCGCCGATCGCCTCGTGTTCAAATCGATTCGGGAGGCCCTTGGTGGCGAGATCGAACTGCTGATCAGCGGCGGCGGTAGCCTCTCTGCTGACCTGTGTACGCTGTATCACGGGATGGGACTGCCGATCTACGAGGGATATGGGCTGACCGAGACCGCCCCGGTTGTCGCAGCTAACCCGACGGAGGCGCCCGAGATCGGGACGATCGGTCCCTCGCTTCCTGGCGTCGAGATTCGCATCGACGAGAGCGTCGTCACCCAGTCGTCGTTCGAGGACGACGAGGGCGACGTCGGCGAGTTGCTCGTCCGAGGGCCGAACGTCACCGACGGCTACTGGAACAAGCCCAGGAAAACCGAGCGCGCGTTCGTCGAGGCCGACGACGGCGGCCGACCGTGGTTTCGCACCGGCGACATCGTCCACCGCCGGCCCGACGATTACCTCGAGTTCCGCGAGCGACTGAAACGGATTTTGGTCCTCTCGACCGGGAAGAACGTCGCGCCGGGACCGATCGAGGACGCCTTCGCGGCCAGCGAGGTGGTCGAGCAGTGTCTCGTCGTCGGCGATGGCGAGAAGTTCGTCGGCGCGCTCTTGGTGCCGAACACCGACCACATTCGGAAATGGCTCTCCGGCGTCGGTCTCGACATCCCTGACAACCCGGAAGCGTTCGTCGACAACGAGCACGTTCGGACCTACGTCAGCAAAGAGGTCGACAAGATAAACGAGGGGTTCGAACCCCACGAACAGATCAAACAGTTCCGCCTCCTCCCCGAGGAGTTCACCGAGGAAAACGAGATGCTCACGCCGACGATGAAGAAAAAGCGCCGAGTCATCTTAGATCGGTACGACGACCGCGTGGCCGATATGTACGCTGAGTAA
- a CDS encoding CrcB family protein, with protein MSDAHPIARLETLALIAIGGFAGSNLRFLAVGTLPEIQAVLLVNVLGSAALGVLVYEAAYTGIVDRKSRLLLTTGFLSSLTTYSTFAVQTATAGGPLLTMGIVAANYGLGFAGVLVGRRIARWVRGGEK; from the coding sequence ATGTCTGATGCCCACCCCATAGCCCGTCTCGAGACGCTCGCCCTGATCGCTATCGGCGGCTTCGCCGGCTCGAATCTTCGGTTTCTCGCCGTCGGCACGCTCCCCGAGATCCAGGCGGTGTTGCTCGTCAACGTCCTCGGAAGCGCGGCACTCGGCGTTCTGGTCTACGAAGCCGCCTACACCGGGATCGTCGACCGGAAGTCCCGGCTGCTTCTGACGACCGGGTTTCTCTCCTCGCTGACCACCTACAGCACCTTCGCCGTCCAGACCGCGACCGCCGGTGGACCCCTCCTGACGATGGGAATCGTCGCGGCGAACTACGGCCTGGGCTTTGCCGGCGTCCTCGTCGGGCGAAGGATCGCTCGGTGGGTTCGGGGTGGTGAAAAGTGA
- a CDS encoding thiolase family protein, which produces MTETPVIAAACRTPQGKEDGVFADLRSEDLSVPLIDHILAETGLTAQEIDDLMWGCAQQRGQQANNLARIIALLSELGEDVPATTINRWCASSMQAIMSAADAIAAGNREAIVAGGVESMTHVPMGEAIPEIHPKLAEQYNVGELQMGMTAETVAERYEISRERQDEYAAQSQQRAVAATEEGRFDNEIVPIEVDGETIAEDEGLRPGTTAETLAELPTVFKSDGTVTPGNASQISDGAAAVLVTSESFAAEHDLEILAEVGANHVAGVDPTVMGIGPVPATRGLLERAGTEIEDYDLVELNEAFASQAVYCRNELGVDPERFNVNGGAIAIGHPLGASGARLPVTLIHELRKRGGGRGLTTLCVGFGQGAAIEFDVR; this is translated from the coding sequence ATGACAGAGACGCCAGTGATCGCGGCCGCCTGCCGCACCCCGCAGGGGAAAGAAGACGGTGTCTTCGCCGACCTGCGAAGCGAGGACCTCTCGGTACCGCTGATCGACCACATCCTGGCCGAAACCGGACTCACGGCCCAGGAGATAGACGACCTGATGTGGGGCTGTGCCCAGCAGCGCGGCCAGCAGGCGAACAACCTCGCGCGCATCATCGCGCTGCTCTCGGAGCTCGGCGAAGACGTGCCGGCGACGACGATCAACCGGTGGTGTGCCTCCTCAATGCAGGCGATCATGTCGGCGGCCGACGCGATCGCCGCGGGCAACCGCGAGGCGATCGTGGCCGGGGGCGTCGAGTCGATGACCCACGTCCCGATGGGGGAAGCAATCCCCGAGATCCATCCGAAGCTGGCCGAACAGTACAACGTCGGCGAGCTCCAGATGGGGATGACCGCAGAGACCGTCGCCGAGCGCTACGAGATTTCCCGCGAGCGACAGGACGAGTACGCCGCCCAGAGTCAGCAACGCGCCGTCGCAGCGACCGAGGAGGGGCGCTTCGACAACGAGATCGTCCCGATCGAGGTCGACGGCGAGACGATCGCCGAAGACGAAGGGCTCCGACCAGGGACCACAGCGGAGACACTCGCCGAGCTACCGACCGTGTTCAAATCCGACGGCACGGTCACCCCCGGGAACGCCTCCCAGATCTCCGACGGTGCCGCGGCCGTGCTCGTCACGAGCGAATCGTTTGCTGCGGAGCACGATCTGGAGATACTCGCCGAGGTCGGGGCCAACCACGTCGCGGGCGTCGACCCGACCGTAATGGGAATTGGACCCGTTCCGGCGACGCGCGGTCTCTTAGAGCGCGCCGGCACCGAGATCGAGGACTACGACCTCGTCGAGCTAAACGAGGCGTTCGCCAGCCAGGCGGTCTACTGCCGGAACGAACTCGGCGTCGATCCCGAGCGCTTCAACGTCAACGGTGGCGCGATCGCGATCGGGCACCCGCTTGGCGCCTCCGGCGCCCGGCTCCCGGTGACGCTGATCCACGAGCTGCGAAAGCGCGGCGGTGGGCGCGGCCTGACGACGCTCTGTGTCGGCTTCGGGCAGGGTGCGGCGATCGAGTTCGACGTGCGGTGA
- a CDS encoding phosphatase PAP2 family protein — translation MLFDPATVEAVRDLSPVWLVLLLTVLSFLGSTFYQVPMLIVCYVIEARERTATWLAIVAGGYSFRSLLKHLNDVSRPPVDSPMDPASFPALVRPIYEHPAEISTTSFPSGHVIAATVLWGLLVVDTDVGTRRQRLSLAGTVVFIVAASRVVLGAHYIEDVVAGLVFGLVFLGVALSVRDRSARPVAATAGLAAAVSLTVVSFTASTTASTVLGASVGMLAAVFAPDVAHRLRRLPRRIAAAWLLAGTAVAAAVIVLSSVLVHLLAIGFVAGATVYWLPRQQPIRSLMPTVTRRVRAASKR, via the coding sequence ATGCTCTTCGATCCAGCCACCGTCGAAGCCGTCCGCGATCTCTCTCCGGTCTGGCTCGTCCTGTTGCTCACAGTCCTCTCCTTTCTCGGGAGTACGTTCTACCAGGTGCCGATGTTGATCGTCTGCTACGTCATCGAGGCCCGTGAACGGACTGCGACCTGGCTCGCGATCGTCGCCGGCGGCTACTCGTTTCGCTCCCTCCTCAAGCACCTAAACGACGTCTCGCGGCCGCCGGTCGATTCGCCGATGGATCCCGCATCGTTTCCGGCGCTCGTCAGACCGATCTACGAGCATCCCGCCGAAATCTCGACGACGTCGTTTCCAAGTGGACACGTCATCGCGGCCACGGTCCTCTGGGGGCTGCTGGTCGTCGACACCGACGTTGGCACCCGTCGGCAACGGCTCTCTCTCGCCGGGACAGTCGTGTTCATCGTCGCCGCCTCGCGGGTCGTCCTCGGCGCCCACTACATCGAAGACGTCGTTGCCGGCTTGGTCTTCGGTCTGGTCTTCCTCGGTGTCGCGCTCTCCGTTCGGGACCGAAGCGCCCGACCCGTCGCAGCGACGGCTGGACTCGCGGCGGCCGTCTCGCTGACAGTCGTCTCGTTTACCGCGAGCACCACCGCGAGTACGGTCCTCGGCGCTTCGGTCGGTATGCTCGCGGCCGTCTTCGCTCCTGACGTCGCGCACCGTCTGCGTCGCCTCCCGCGACGGATTGCAGCAGCGTGGCTCCTGGCGGGAACAGCCGTTGCTGCCGCGGTGATCGTCCTCTCGTCGGTCCTCGTCCATCTGCTGGCGATCGGCTTTGTGGCCGGCGCGACCGTTTACTGGCTCCCGCGACAGCAGCCTATCCGATCGCTGATGCCTACTGTCACTCGCCGCGTCCGCGCTGCGAGCAAACGCTAA
- a CDS encoding CrcB family protein, with protein MSSGLVAAVADLLASLATAIEPEPAHLVGTGGAVGALLRHWVYLYVPQDEFPTATLAVNVLGSFVFGAAVFAGAGTSMIQLLGIGICGSFTTFSSFSVETVQLWERGDRRLAAANAAANLLVSLAAIGLAWLVVASIV; from the coding sequence GTGAGTTCGGGGCTCGTGGCTGCTGTCGCGGACCTCCTGGCCAGCCTCGCCACAGCGATCGAGCCGGAGCCGGCCCACCTCGTGGGCACCGGCGGGGCGGTCGGCGCACTGTTGCGCCACTGGGTTTACCTCTACGTTCCCCAAGACGAGTTTCCGACAGCGACGCTCGCGGTCAACGTCCTGGGGAGTTTCGTCTTCGGGGCAGCAGTGTTCGCCGGGGCAGGGACATCGATGATCCAGCTCCTCGGGATCGGGATCTGTGGCTCGTTTACGACGTTTTCCTCGTTTTCGGTCGAAACGGTCCAGCTGTGGGAACGGGGGGACCGTCGACTGGCCGCGGCCAATGCGGCCGCGAACCTGCTCGTCTCGCTGGCAGCGATCGGGCTGGCGTGGCTGGTGGTGGCCAGTATCGTCTGA
- a CDS encoding serpin family protein encodes MTATKRELLALSGAVLVGLAGCLGDEPDDDRDGNGSGGETTVETTAERIEPEIEPAAVDALVEGNTRFAFDLFEALVDAEPAADHFVSPFSISAALAMTWAGARGETEPEMADTLHFALDQDDLHPAFNALDRELAERSEGGGGSGNEEDDGDPFELNVANALWPAERFDVREPFLETMADHYGARPVSLDFGGDPEGASETINDWVDDQTEGRIDDLVSPGQFDDLTAIVLTNAIYFLAGWAEEFDESGTHDAAFTALDGTTDEVAMMSQTETFPYAEVDGHQLVELPYVGGETSMVVLLPEAGEFEAFEASLDTDRVDDLLAELEEQHGQVELPRFEIESDYELHTVLEALGMERPFDSHESDLTGLIDRDDLHITDVVHEAFVAVDEEGTEAAAATAVIGGADSAPPAVEFELTVDRPFLFLIRDRPTDSVLFLGRVVTVPRDP; translated from the coding sequence ATGACTGCTACGAAACGGGAACTGCTGGCGCTCTCGGGCGCTGTCCTCGTCGGCCTCGCCGGCTGTCTGGGCGACGAGCCAGACGATGACCGGGACGGGAACGGAAGCGGTGGCGAAACGACGGTAGAGACGACCGCCGAGCGCATCGAGCCCGAGATCGAACCGGCAGCGGTAGATGCGCTCGTCGAGGGGAACACGCGCTTTGCGTTCGACCTGTTCGAGGCGCTCGTCGACGCCGAACCCGCCGCGGATCACTTCGTCTCGCCGTTTAGCATCTCCGCAGCGCTGGCGATGACCTGGGCGGGAGCCCGCGGCGAGACCGAACCGGAGATGGCCGACACGTTGCACTTCGCGCTCGATCAGGACGACCTTCACCCGGCATTCAACGCGCTCGATCGGGAGCTGGCAGAGCGAAGTGAGGGCGGTGGGGGCAGCGGGAACGAGGAAGACGACGGCGACCCGTTCGAGCTGAACGTCGCCAACGCACTCTGGCCTGCCGAGCGCTTCGACGTTCGCGAGCCGTTTCTCGAAACGATGGCTGACCACTACGGCGCCAGGCCCGTCTCCCTAGACTTCGGCGGCGATCCCGAGGGTGCGAGCGAGACGATCAACGACTGGGTCGACGACCAGACTGAGGGGCGGATCGACGACCTCGTGTCCCCGGGCCAGTTCGACGACCTGACGGCGATCGTGCTGACGAACGCGATCTACTTCCTCGCGGGCTGGGCCGAGGAGTTCGACGAGAGTGGGACCCACGACGCCGCGTTCACGGCGCTCGATGGGACGACCGACGAGGTGGCGATGATGTCCCAGACCGAGACGTTCCCCTACGCCGAGGTCGACGGCCACCAGCTCGTGGAACTTCCGTACGTCGGCGGGGAGACCAGTATGGTCGTCCTCCTTCCCGAGGCCGGCGAGTTCGAGGCGTTCGAGGCGTCACTCGATACCGACCGCGTAGACGACCTGCTCGCGGAACTCGAGGAGCAACACGGCCAGGTCGAACTGCCTCGGTTCGAGATCGAATCCGACTACGAACTGCACACGGTGCTCGAGGCGCTCGGAATGGAGCGACCGTTCGACTCCCACGAGTCGGACCTCACCGGGCTCATCGATCGCGATGACCTGCACATCACCGACGTGGTTCACGAGGCGTTCGTCGCCGTCGACGAGGAGGGAACCGAAGCCGCCGCTGCGACCGCGGTGATCGGCGGCGCCGACTCGGCGCCACCGGCTGTAGAGTTCGAGCTGACTGTCGACCGACCGTTTCTGTTCCTGATCCGCGATCGGCCGACCGATTCGGTGCTCTTCCTCGGACGGGTCGTCACGGTTCCGAGGGATCCGTAA
- a CDS encoding DUF5806 family protein yields the protein MTDDIDGTQRHSVEDEGADATESAPADVRDPPLGGEASGDASDADDTSANGPGSDSDDTSDDASDAGDTSTDASTTDDTVADAADASGAVPDDDVPADVQKYARFQKMDGAQYDRVNDFLRDRTYVTAREWAIARLCADFRTETGVEMTKIGENLPELVPFMTDTYSPQAVNQARSSFEEKVCMAGATFLYGAMCDFFTAEELDDVMYEATEVAKFLLEVEGVDLDVEEELEAEERISAVMREVREASKELREQDAD from the coding sequence ATGACCGACGATATCGACGGAACGCAGCGCCACAGCGTCGAAGACGAGGGCGCTGACGCTACGGAATCGGCCCCTGCGGACGTTCGGGACCCACCGCTAGGAGGGGAGGCGTCCGGCGATGCTTCTGATGCGGACGACACGTCCGCCAACGGTCCCGGCTCTGATAGTGACGATACTTCTGACGACGCCTCTGATGCCGGCGACACGTCTACCGACGCGTCGACTACGGACGATACCGTCGCCGACGCTGCGGACGCTTCCGGCGCTGTTCCCGACGACGATGTCCCCGCGGACGTACAGAAGTACGCGCGCTTCCAGAAGATGGACGGCGCCCAGTACGACCGGGTCAACGACTTCCTGCGGGATCGGACCTACGTCACGGCCCGCGAGTGGGCGATCGCCCGCCTCTGTGCGGACTTTCGCACCGAGACCGGTGTCGAGATGACCAAAATCGGCGAGAACCTGCCCGAACTCGTCCCCTTTATGACCGACACGTACAGCCCGCAGGCGGTCAATCAGGCCCGGTCGTCGTTCGAGGAGAAGGTGTGCATGGCGGGCGCGACCTTCCTCTACGGTGCGATGTGTGATTTCTTCACCGCCGAGGAACTCGACGACGTGATGTACGAGGCGACGGAGGTCGCGAAGTTCTTGCTGGAAGTCGAGGGCGTGGATCTCGACGTCGAAGAGGAACTCGAGGCCGAAGAGCGCATCTCGGCGGTGATGCGGGAGGTCCGCGAGGCCAGCAAGGAACTGCGTGAACAAGACGCCGACTGA